One region of Polypterus senegalus isolate Bchr_013 chromosome 11, ASM1683550v1, whole genome shotgun sequence genomic DNA includes:
- the LOC120539012 gene encoding tumor necrosis factor-like isoform X2 — protein sequence MTVQEYVPQEYEGNRGMINNSTLGPYVAVDLQKHGFVMLREKPKQSYSCWKWIGVFSFTVVLLASAFLTLMYFDIIPSLKASPETKLVEGTLPVNITPEENNTLPEALKQMAIKPQTPAAHLVADVSSDLKWLSDVDQAFLENGMKLEDGVELIIPRNGLYFIYVQAVFETNQVKELTGSGDCVQSTDLSISVQRYSESYPVYVSILSTSRSLCLPKMKDSFHLPLYQGALFKLLKGDKLKVLIDPLEFVDDRKTFFGAFAL from the exons ATGACTGTACAAGAATACGTCCCCCAGGAATACGAAGGTAACAGGGGAATGATAAACAACAGCACTTTGGGACCTTACGTGGCGGTGGATTTACAGAAGCACGGCTTTGTGATGCTCAGAGAGAAGCCAAAACAGTCGTACAGCTGCTGGAAGTGGATCGGTGTCTTCTCCTTTACGGTGGTGCTTTTGGCATCTGCCTTCCTGACGCTGATGTACTTTGATATTATTCCTTCACTTAAAGCTTCACCTGAAACGAAGCTG GTTGAAGGCACGTTGCCAGTGAACATTACGCCAGAGGAGAACAACA CGCTTCCTGAGGCACTGAAACAGATGGCAATCAAGCCACAGACTCCAGCAGCACACTTAGTCG CTGACGTTTCCTCTGATCTGAAATGGCTTAGTGATGTGGACCAGGCGTTTCTGGAAAACGGAATGAAGCTTGAAGATGGAGTGGAGCTCATTATACCCAGAAATGGCTTGTATTTTATCTATGTTCAGGCTGTATTTGAGACCAACCAAGTTAAAGAGTTGACCGGTAGCGGGGACTGTGTGCAGAGTACTGATCTGTCAATAAGTGTTCAACGGTACTCTGAGTCTTACCCAGTGTATGTTAGTATTCTCAGCACCTCCCGGTCTTTGTGTCTGCCCAAGATGAAGGACAGCTTTCATTTGCCACTCTACCAAGGTGCCTTGTTTAAGCTACTTAAAGGAGATAAACTAAAGGTACTAATAGATCCTCTTGAATTTGTGGATgacagaaaaacattctttggggCATTCGCTTTGTAA
- the LOC120539012 gene encoding tumor necrosis factor-like isoform X1, whose translation MTVQEYVPQEYEGNRGMINNSTLGPYVAVDLQKHGFVMLREKPKQSYSCWKWIGVFSFTVVLLASAFLTLMYFDIIPSLKASPETKLQVEGTLPVNITPEENNTLPEALKQMAIKPQTPAAHLVADVSSDLKWLSDVDQAFLENGMKLEDGVELIIPRNGLYFIYVQAVFETNQVKELTGSGDCVQSTDLSISVQRYSESYPVYVSILSTSRSLCLPKMKDSFHLPLYQGALFKLLKGDKLKVLIDPLEFVDDRKTFFGAFAL comes from the exons ATGACTGTACAAGAATACGTCCCCCAGGAATACGAAGGTAACAGGGGAATGATAAACAACAGCACTTTGGGACCTTACGTGGCGGTGGATTTACAGAAGCACGGCTTTGTGATGCTCAGAGAGAAGCCAAAACAGTCGTACAGCTGCTGGAAGTGGATCGGTGTCTTCTCCTTTACGGTGGTGCTTTTGGCATCTGCCTTCCTGACGCTGATGTACTTTGATATTATTCCTTCACTTAAAGCTTCACCTGAAACGAAGCTG CAGGTTGAAGGCACGTTGCCAGTGAACATTACGCCAGAGGAGAACAACA CGCTTCCTGAGGCACTGAAACAGATGGCAATCAAGCCACAGACTCCAGCAGCACACTTAGTCG CTGACGTTTCCTCTGATCTGAAATGGCTTAGTGATGTGGACCAGGCGTTTCTGGAAAACGGAATGAAGCTTGAAGATGGAGTGGAGCTCATTATACCCAGAAATGGCTTGTATTTTATCTATGTTCAGGCTGTATTTGAGACCAACCAAGTTAAAGAGTTGACCGGTAGCGGGGACTGTGTGCAGAGTACTGATCTGTCAATAAGTGTTCAACGGTACTCTGAGTCTTACCCAGTGTATGTTAGTATTCTCAGCACCTCCCGGTCTTTGTGTCTGCCCAAGATGAAGGACAGCTTTCATTTGCCACTCTACCAAGGTGCCTTGTTTAAGCTACTTAAAGGAGATAAACTAAAGGTACTAATAGATCCTCTTGAATTTGTGGATgacagaaaaacattctttggggCATTCGCTTTGTAA